DNA from Desulfobacterales bacterium:
CTCCGGCATATCCGGAATCCAGAAAGAAATCCTTTTCAGAGCGCTGCAAAAATTAACGACGGAAGCTAAAAGCATCATTCTGGTGTCCCACAAATTGGAAGATGTTGAAGCGTTGTGTGACCGTGTAACCGTCCTCCGACAGGGGGCTGTCACCGGAGAAATAAATGCGCCCCTGGATACTTCCACCCTGCTGGAGATGATGTTTGACGCCCCGCCGACTCCGCCGGTCTGCAGGGGCGCTTCATCAAACCAGGAGTTGCTGGCGCTGCGCGGTGTTTCCGCCATGGGAGGACGCACCGGTCTGCGGCAATGCGATGTGGTCATAAACCGGGGCGAAGTCCTGGGTCTGGCCGGCCTGGAAGGTAGCGGCCAGAGCATTTTCTTAAGGGTTCTCTGTGGGCTGCAACCGCCTCTGTCCGGTTCGGTCTATCTGGGCGGAAAAAACGTCAACCGAAAAGGATACCATTTTTTCAAACATGCCGGGGTTGCTTACATGCCCGCCTCGCGTTTGGAGGAAGGCATGGTAACCGATATGAACCTCACGGAGCATTTCGCCCTGCAACAGCGTGCCCGTTCGTTTTGGGTTCCCTGGCAGGAAGCCCGGCAACTTGCCGAAAAACAAATCAACAAGTTTCACATCAAGGCAACGCCGGAAACGCCTGTTCAATCCTTGTCAGGCGGTAATCAGCAGCGTCTGCTGCTTTCTTTTTTGCCCGAAAACCCACAGCTCCTTCTCCTTGACAATCCCACCCGGGGCCTTGACCTGGAATCCGCCCGGTGGGTCTGGCAGTACCTTCAAGCCTATTGTTCCCAAGATACCGGCATCATTTTTTCTTCTCCGGAGCTGGAAGATATCCTGACGGTTGCCCAGCGGGTTCTGGTTTTTTTTAACGGCCGTGTGGTTAAAGATGTTAAAACCGAAGATATCGATATCCAGGCGCTGGGCCGTGCGGTTGCGGGCAAGGTCTGACAATGAATTTCTTCAAAAAAATCCCCCCTCGCCCCCCTTTCACAAAGGGGGGACCACGCCTCGCCGGAACTCCTCCCTTTGATAAAGGGAGGCCGGGAGGGATTTTTAAGCGTCGTCGACTTTATGACCCCAAAAAATTGATTAAATTCCTGCGGGATCTTGCTTTTGCCCTGACCATCGTATTTGTTTTTACCACGCTTGTTCTGCTGCTGGCCAAGGCCCCTCCCTTGTCGGCCTACTATCATATTTTCATGGGCGCCCTGGGATCCTGGAGTAAATTTTCCCATGTTATCAAAGCCTGGACTCCCCTGACGCTTTGCGCCTGCGGATTGCTGTTCACCTTCAGGATCGGCCTTTGGAATATCGGTATTGAAGGCCAGGTAATGATGGGCGCTGTCTTTACGACCGCAGCACTTCGGTTGGGACTCCATGACGACATGCCGCCGCTGATCTTGGGGTTCTCCTTTGTTGCCGGCGCTGCCGGCGGGGCCCTGTGGGCGCTGCTGGCCGGATATTTAAAAACCAGGGGAGGGGTTAATGAGATATTTGCCGGTCTCGGTCTAAATTTTGTAGCCCAGGGAATCATCCTGTGGCTGATCTTCGGCCCCTGGAAGCGACCGGGAATTGCGTCCATGAGCGGCACCGAACTGTTTCCGCAAGGTCTGTGGCTGACCCACACGTCGACGCTGAAGCTCTCGCCAATGGGTCTCTCTTTCGTCTTGCTGGCCGTAATCCTGACAGCCCTGCTGCTTCGCTATACCCGCATCGGTTTAAATTTAAAAGCCATCGGAAACAATTCTGCCGCAGCCTATCTTTTCGGGCTCAAACCGGACCGCTATATGCTCATCGCCATGCTCTTTGCCGGCGGCTTTGCCGGGCTTGCCGGAAACATCCAGGTGACCGGCGTGTATCATCGCCTGCTGCCGGCCATTTCCAGCAACTACGGATATCTGGCGCTGCTGGTGGTCATGCTTTCCAACTACAACATCTGGGCGGCCCCGGCGGTCGCCTTTTTTTTCGCCTGTCTGAATACAGGCAGCATCCAGCTGCCGATGATGCTCCAGCTGGACTCCTCTTT
Protein-coding regions in this window:
- a CDS encoding sugar ABC transporter ATP-binding protein — translated: MWIEFRDIHKHYGPVRANNGISLTVAPGTIHGILGENGAGKSTLMKILAGYIRKTDGNILINGSSVTYATPAQASRLGIGMLYQDPLDFPQLAALDNFMLGQSRGFINRRRHFKDQFIQLCERLNFSLSPEAAVSSLTVGERQQLEIIRLLSLGCRVLILDEPTSGISGIQKEILFRALQKLTTEAKSIILVSHKLEDVEALCDRVTVLRQGAVTGEINAPLDTSTLLEMMFDAPPTPPVCRGASSNQELLALRGVSAMGGRTGLRQCDVVINRGEVLGLAGLEGSGQSIFLRVLCGLQPPLSGSVYLGGKNVNRKGYHFFKHAGVAYMPASRLEEGMVTDMNLTEHFALQQRARSFWVPWQEARQLAEKQINKFHIKATPETPVQSLSGGNQQRLLLSFLPENPQLLLLDNPTRGLDLESARWVWQYLQAYCSQDTGIIFSSPELEDILTVAQRVLVFFNGRVVKDVKTEDIDIQALGRAVAGKV
- a CDS encoding ABC transporter permease gives rise to the protein MIKFLRDLAFALTIVFVFTTLVLLLAKAPPLSAYYHIFMGALGSWSKFSHVIKAWTPLTLCACGLLFTFRIGLWNIGIEGQVMMGAVFTTAALRLGLHDDMPPLILGFSFVAGAAGGALWALLAGYLKTRGGVNEIFAGLGLNFVAQGIILWLIFGPWKRPGIASMSGTELFPQGLWLTHTSTLKLSPMGLSFVLLAVILTALLLRYTRIGLNLKAIGNNSAAAYLFGLKPDRYMLIAMLFAGGFAGLAGNIQVTGVYHRLLPAISSNYGYLALLVVMLSNYNIWAAPAVAFFFACLNTGSIQLPMMLQLDSSLSGVIQGSLVLAALAVHAWRLRTKERKETSPHE